Proteins encoded together in one Mycobacterium simiae window:
- a CDS encoding sensor histidine kinase, with translation MSSNQPVRSRRVWSLRLRLLVGQVVVLALVCVGITAATELSLNHHLMRQLDAQLDGTSHRSALLYPEPSRPGRHRDRDRVYYPRPGPGPRFLDAPGQPAGMVAAVVSNGKTVDAGYLTSIGSRAALSDKAQEQLAAIAGSRAPVTLDLDGLGRYRVVAAPSRRGGDLIVTGLSMSDVDATLLQMLVIFGVVTVIAIAAATIAGMVIIRRALAPLRRVVQTARRVSNLPLDRGEVELPVRVPESDANPATEVGQLASALNRMLDHIAAALSARQASETRVRQFVADASHELRTPLAAIRGYTELTQRMGDDREAVAHAMSRVASETERITRLVEDLLLLARLDSGRPLERDQVDLSRLAVDAVSDAHVAGPDHQWELDLPEEPVVVVGDAARLHQVLTNLLANARIHTGAGTVVTTRLSTDATHSVLQVIDNGPGIPKALQSEIFERFARGDTSRSRKGGSTGLGLAIVSAVVKAHNGTIAVDSSPGRTEFTVRLPLDGWQPPAASVS, from the coding sequence ATGTCCTCAAACCAGCCCGTTAGGTCACGGCGAGTCTGGTCGCTTCGGCTGCGGCTCCTGGTGGGCCAGGTCGTGGTGCTCGCCCTGGTCTGTGTCGGAATCACCGCAGCGACCGAACTTTCGCTCAACCACCACTTGATGCGCCAGCTCGACGCGCAGCTCGACGGGACCTCGCACCGCTCAGCGCTGCTGTACCCGGAACCGAGCCGCCCCGGCCGGCACCGCGACCGTGACCGCGTCTACTACCCCCGGCCGGGCCCTGGTCCGCGCTTCCTCGACGCGCCCGGCCAGCCCGCGGGCATGGTCGCCGCGGTGGTCAGCAACGGCAAGACGGTCGACGCCGGCTATCTGACCAGCATCGGTTCCCGGGCCGCGCTGAGCGACAAGGCCCAGGAGCAACTCGCGGCGATTGCCGGCAGCCGGGCACCGGTGACGCTGGACCTCGACGGCCTCGGCCGCTACCGCGTGGTGGCGGCCCCGAGCCGGCGGGGTGGCGACCTGATCGTTACCGGGCTGTCGATGTCCGATGTCGATGCCACGCTGCTGCAGATGCTCGTGATCTTCGGAGTGGTCACCGTCATCGCCATCGCCGCGGCAACGATCGCCGGAATGGTGATCATCCGGCGCGCGCTGGCCCCGCTACGCCGGGTCGTGCAAACCGCGCGCCGCGTTTCGAACCTGCCGCTGGATCGCGGCGAGGTGGAGCTGCCGGTGCGGGTGCCCGAATCCGACGCCAACCCGGCCACGGAGGTCGGTCAGCTCGCCTCGGCGCTCAACCGCATGCTCGACCACATCGCTGCGGCGCTGTCGGCGCGGCAGGCCAGCGAGACCCGGGTGCGTCAGTTCGTCGCCGACGCCAGTCATGAACTGCGGACTCCGCTGGCCGCGATCCGCGGCTACACCGAGCTCACGCAACGCATGGGCGACGACCGCGAGGCGGTCGCGCACGCGATGAGCCGGGTCGCGTCGGAGACGGAGCGGATAACGCGTCTCGTCGAGGACTTGTTGTTGCTGGCCCGGTTGGACTCTGGCCGGCCACTGGAACGCGACCAGGTAGACCTGTCCAGGCTCGCGGTCGACGCGGTCAGCGACGCACACGTCGCGGGACCGGATCACCAGTGGGAGCTGGACCTGCCCGAGGAGCCGGTGGTCGTCGTCGGGGATGCGGCCCGTCTACACCAGGTGCTGACAAATCTGCTCGCCAATGCCCGCATTCACACCGGGGCCGGGACCGTCGTGACGACGCGGTTGAGCACCGACGCAACCCACAGCGTGCTGCAGGTGATCGACAATGGCCCCGGTATTCCGAAAGCGTTGCAGTCGGAGATTTTTGAGCGGTTCGCGCGCGGCGATACCTCACGCTCCCGTAAGGGCGGAAGCACCGGGCTGGGTCTGGCGATCGTGTCCGCAGTTGTCAAGGCGCACAACGGAACCATCGCGGTCGACAGCTCGCCCGGGCGGACCGAGTTCACGGTGCGGTTGCCACTGGATGGGTGGCAACCGCCCGCCGCCTCGGTTAGCTAG
- a CDS encoding lipoprotein LpqH — MKRELTVAVAGAAILVAGLSGCSSDKKSTSGSSSASSSASASGGGGTKVVIDGKDQNVTGSVVCTTAGGNVNIAIGGAATGIAAVLTDANPPQVTSVGLGNVNGVTLAYSSAGGGGNASATKDGNKYKITGTATGIDAANPMQPVNKPFEIDVTCSS; from the coding sequence GTGAAGCGTGAACTGACGGTCGCGGTTGCCGGAGCAGCGATTCTGGTTGCCGGTCTATCCGGCTGTTCGAGCGACAAGAAGAGCACGAGCGGGTCGTCGTCGGCGAGCTCGTCGGCTTCCGCCAGCGGTGGCGGCGGCACCAAGGTCGTCATCGATGGCAAAGACCAGAACGTGACCGGCTCAGTTGTGTGCACGACGGCCGGCGGCAACGTCAACATCGCAATCGGCGGGGCCGCAACGGGCATCGCCGCGGTGCTGACCGACGCGAACCCACCCCAGGTGACCTCCGTTGGGCTGGGCAACGTGAATGGCGTGACTCTCGCGTACTCCTCGGCAGGTGGTGGCGGCAACGCCTCGGCCACCAAAGACGGCAACAAGTACAAGATCACCGGAACTGCGACCGGCATCGACGCGGCCAACCCGATGCAGCCGGTGAACAAGCCCTTCGAGATCGACGTAACCTGCTCTAGCTAA